In one Vidua chalybeata isolate OUT-0048 chromosome 4, bVidCha1 merged haplotype, whole genome shotgun sequence genomic region, the following are encoded:
- the LOC128787294 gene encoding uncharacterized protein LOC128787294 isoform X2, which produces MQRTAELPAAPSPFWSLLALLRREPGMGWLPCCPGDCTGSCGTSGLEADSEEGADKLSQVPEKHSLGPWPLKALLLLEDSRERHLWQVYHEGLKNFLSFREGMALSAVWPIPIEQIRDFLVTMESQDLPPTKIIMYMEGLSFISRMVDHPDPLPDPLVCYMMSRVKQRISRSNDEYSPVTIEVLRSLLGTLESVCSSPYECMLFRAIFTVAFFGVLHIEQMVANHQNIAQPGLLNLSDLQLTEGHATLSLHPSYVGQQRCLIQLRLRKEMWVCPVEALRIYVAARPRGEGPLFVHSNSMAVTKREFLTVFHCGLRFAGLPPNQYAVHSFWLGNPNRRISWVSPQSWARLE; this is translated from the exons ATGCAGAGAAcagctgagctgcctgctgccccTTCACCCTTCTGGTCGTTGCTGGCGCTGCTGCGGCGGGAGCCCGGCATGGGGTGGCTGCCGTGTTGTCCGGGTGACTGCACCGGATCGTGTGGTACCAGTGGACTGGAGGCTGACAGCGAGGAAGGAGCTG aTAAGCTCAGCCAGGTTCCTGAGAAGCATTCCTTGGGCCCTTGGCCCCTGAAGGCTCTGCTGTTACTGGAGGACTCAAGAGAGAGACACTTATGGCAAGTCTACCATGAAGGCCTGAAaaactttctttcctttagaGAAGGCATGGCTCTGTCTGCAGTCTGGCCAATTCCAATTGAACAAATTAGAGACTTTCTGGTCACCATGGAGTCCCAGGACCTGCCTCCCACGAAAATAATAATGTATATGGAAGGATTGTCCTTCATCTCCAGAATGGTAGATCATCCCGATCCTCTTCCAGATCCTCTTGTCTGTTACATGATGTCAAGGGTGAAACAGAGGATTAGCCGTTCAAATGATGAATACTCTCCTGTAACAATTGAAGTGTTAAGATCTCTCCTGGGAACTCTGGAGTCTGTGTGTAGCTCTCCTTATGAGTGTATGTTGTTCCGTGCTATTTTTACTGTAGCTTTTTTTGGTGTGCTCCATATAGAACAGATGGTGGCAAATCACCAAAATATAGCACAGCCAGGACTCCTGAACTTGAGTGACCTCCAGCTGACAGAAGGACATGCAACCCTTTCTCTGCATCCATCTTATGTGGGCCAACAGAGGTGTTTGATCCAACTGAGACTACGTAAAGAGATGTGGGTATGTCCTGTTGAAGCTCTCCGTATCTACGTGGCAGCACGGCCACGAGGAGAGGGCCCTCTCTTTGTGCACTCTAATAGTATGGCTGTGACAAAGAGGGAGTTCCTCACTGTCTTCCACTGTGGTCTTAGATTCGCTGGACTTCCTCCAAACCAGTATGCAGTGCATTCCTTTTGGTTGGGGAACCCTAACAGGAGAATCTCATGGGTATCCCCACAAAGTTGGGCAAGATTAGAATAG
- the LOC128787294 gene encoding uncharacterized protein LOC128787294 isoform X1, producing MQRTAELPAAPSPFWSLLALLRREPGMGWLPCCPGDCTGSCGTSGLEADSEEGAADKLSQVPEKHSLGPWPLKALLLLEDSRERHLWQVYHEGLKNFLSFREGMALSAVWPIPIEQIRDFLVTMESQDLPPTKIIMYMEGLSFISRMVDHPDPLPDPLVCYMMSRVKQRISRSNDEYSPVTIEVLRSLLGTLESVCSSPYECMLFRAIFTVAFFGVLHIEQMVANHQNIAQPGLLNLSDLQLTEGHATLSLHPSYVGQQRCLIQLRLRKEMWVCPVEALRIYVAARPRGEGPLFVHSNSMAVTKREFLTVFHCGLRFAGLPPNQYAVHSFWLGNPNRRISWVSPQSWARLE from the exons ATGCAGAGAAcagctgagctgcctgctgccccTTCACCCTTCTGGTCGTTGCTGGCGCTGCTGCGGCGGGAGCCCGGCATGGGGTGGCTGCCGTGTTGTCCGGGTGACTGCACCGGATCGTGTGGTACCAGTGGACTGGAGGCTGACAGCGAGGAAGGAGCTG cagaTAAGCTCAGCCAGGTTCCTGAGAAGCATTCCTTGGGCCCTTGGCCCCTGAAGGCTCTGCTGTTACTGGAGGACTCAAGAGAGAGACACTTATGGCAAGTCTACCATGAAGGCCTGAAaaactttctttcctttagaGAAGGCATGGCTCTGTCTGCAGTCTGGCCAATTCCAATTGAACAAATTAGAGACTTTCTGGTCACCATGGAGTCCCAGGACCTGCCTCCCACGAAAATAATAATGTATATGGAAGGATTGTCCTTCATCTCCAGAATGGTAGATCATCCCGATCCTCTTCCAGATCCTCTTGTCTGTTACATGATGTCAAGGGTGAAACAGAGGATTAGCCGTTCAAATGATGAATACTCTCCTGTAACAATTGAAGTGTTAAGATCTCTCCTGGGAACTCTGGAGTCTGTGTGTAGCTCTCCTTATGAGTGTATGTTGTTCCGTGCTATTTTTACTGTAGCTTTTTTTGGTGTGCTCCATATAGAACAGATGGTGGCAAATCACCAAAATATAGCACAGCCAGGACTCCTGAACTTGAGTGACCTCCAGCTGACAGAAGGACATGCAACCCTTTCTCTGCATCCATCTTATGTGGGCCAACAGAGGTGTTTGATCCAACTGAGACTACGTAAAGAGATGTGGGTATGTCCTGTTGAAGCTCTCCGTATCTACGTGGCAGCACGGCCACGAGGAGAGGGCCCTCTCTTTGTGCACTCTAATAGTATGGCTGTGACAAAGAGGGAGTTCCTCACTGTCTTCCACTGTGGTCTTAGATTCGCTGGACTTCCTCCAAACCAGTATGCAGTGCATTCCTTTTGGTTGGGGAACCCTAACAGGAGAATCTCATGGGTATCCCCACAAAGTTGGGCAAGATTAGAATAG